Part of the Limihaloglobus sulfuriphilus genome is shown below.
TAGAGTGTTTGTTATAAACGGAGATAAAAATGATCAGGTTTGGTAATCTGGCTGTCTTGGCGGCCTTGCTTGCGGTTTATGGCGCAGAAGCGAGAACACTTCGTCTGGCGCATGGTCTAAATACCGAGCACCCCGTGCACAAAGGCATGGTGTATATGGCCCGGCGAGTCGAAGAAATATCTGACGGTAAGCTCAAAATTAAGATATATCCGTCTGAACAACTCGGCAATGAAAAAGAATGCATCGAGGCACTTCAGCTTGGTTATCTGGCAATGACAAAGACTTCTTCGGCGACAATGGAGCTTTTTGTAGAAGATTACTGTGTGCTCGGGGTGCCGTATCTGTTCAGAGATTCAGAGCATTTCTGGAAGGTTGCCATGGGCCCGATAGGAAAAGAGATACTGGATTCAGGTATTTCAAAGCGGCTAAAGGGTTTATGTTATTATGACGCCGGCGCACGCAGTTTTTATGCACGCAAGCCTATACTGTCTCCGGCAGATTTATGCCGCGATGGCAAAGTTCTGAAGGTTCGTGTTCAGAACAGTCCAATGGCGACTGAGATGGTAAATGTGATGGGAGGTGCCGCGACTCCAATACCATGGGGGGAGCTGTATTCAGCGCTCGACCAGGGAGTGGTTGACGCCGCGGAAAACAATCCGCCCTCACTGTATGTTTCCCGCCATTATGAGATATGCAAGTATTACTGTCTCGACGAACATGCCCGGGTTCCTGATATACTGGTTATCAGCAGCAGGGTATGGAACAGTCTAAGCGGTGAAGAACAGAAATGGCTTGAGCAGGCAGCTGACGAGTCCGTGGCTCATCAGAAGAAACTCTGGGCTGAATTTGAAGAGTTCTCTCTAAAGGAAGTCGCCAAAAACGGCGTTGAGATTATCGAGGTCGAGAAACAGCCGTTTATTGACAGTGTAAAACCGATCTGGGAAAAATACAAGGATGGCAGAGTTGGAGAGTTGATTAGGCGAATTGTGGAGGTTGAATGATGCTTCATTTTATTAAACAGATCAAGCTGGCACTCGACAGGATTCTCGAGGGAATTGTAATAATAGCTATGTCACTGCTTGTTTTTGACGTGCTCTGGCAGGTATTTGCCCGTAAAGTCCTTGAAAACCCGAGTAAATGGACAGAAGAAGCAGCAACATTTCTGCTTGTATGGGTTGCCCTTCTTGGAGCCGCGGTTGCTCTGGGCCGCGGGGCACATCTCGGCATAGATTACTTTACCGGCAAACTGGCCCTGGCTAAACGAATCAAAATAGAGACAGCCGCCTTTACGCTGATTTTTTTGTTCTCCGCTTATGTTATGGTTTACGGCGGCTGGGATTTTGTCAGCACAACCCTTGAGCTGGGCCAGGTGTCAGCTTCTCTGGGTATAAAGATGGGTTACATATATCTGGCAGTTCCAGTAAGTGGTGTTTTTATGTGTATATACAGTTTTATGGGAATAGCCGAGAGGCTCAGCGGCAGGGCAGATATACCAGTATCTGATCAGGATAATGACGGGGAGGTTTCAAAATGAGTTTAGCTGTTGTAGTTCTTGTACTGGCATTTGTTACACTTCTTATTATGAATGTTCCTGTAGCGTTTTGTATGGGTATAGCTACAGTGCTGGCGTTTCTCTTTATGCAGGCTCCGGCCGCTGTGGCTACCGCGCACAATATCGCATCCGGAATTGACAGTTTCACCTTGCTGGCGATACCCTTTTTTATTCTTTCAGGGCTTCTTATGGGCCATGGCGGAATTGCCCGGCGGCTGATTGATTTTGCTAATGTTCTTGTAGGCCGTTTTAAAGGCGGTCTGGCGATGGTTAATATACTGACATGTATGTTCTTTGGTGCTATAAGCGGTTCAGCCGCCGCGGCGGTATCAAGTGTGGGCGGTTTCATGATACCGATGATGAATAAGCACGGCTATGACCGTGATTTCAACACATCTGTAACGGTAACCGCCGCTACGACGGGGCTTTTAATACCGCCGAGCAATGTCATGATTGTTTATTCTCTTGCTACCGGCGGGGCAGTGTCTATTGCGGGCATGTTCATAGCCGGTATCCTGCCGGGGGTGCTGGTTGGTATTGGTCTGATGGTTGTCAGTCTTTATTTTTCCATTAAAAACAACTACGGAGAGGGCGAAAGAGCTTCGGCGGGCGAGGCTGTAATGAAGTTTTTCCAGGCGATACCGGCTCTTCTGCTGATCATCATTGTAATGGGCGGAATACTCGCCGGCTGGTTTACGGCTACCGAAGCCTCGGCAGTTGCGGTCGCGTGGTCATTTCTGCTGGCGGTTGTTTTTTACCGTGAGGTTAAAATCACCGAGCTTCCCTCGCTGATGCTTAAATGCGGGGTGATGACATCGGTAGTGTTCCTGCTGATTGGTACAAGCATGGCGATGTCCTGGGTTTTGGCCGCAGAGAACGTGCCGCAGAACATCAGCGCTGCGCTGGTAAGCCTTACGGACAATAAGTATATACTGCTGCTGCTGATAAATATGATTCTGCTGGCAGTCGGTACCTTTATGGATATGACTCCGGCTGTTCTGATTTTTACGCCGATATTTCTGCCGATTGTGCGGAATCTGGGGATACATCCGCTCCATTTTGGGATTATCCTGATAATGAACCTCTGTATCGGGCTGTGCACACCGCCGGTTGGAACATGTCTGTTTCTCGGCTGCGGCATAGGTGAAACAACAGTGGCTAATGTGATGAGAAAAATCATACCCTTTTTTATTGCTATGGTAATTACGCTGCTTCTATGCACTTACATCAGCTGGATCACTCTGTTTCTGCCGGGAATTTCGGGCTTTATTTAATCTATGGTTAAAAAGTCTCTTACCTGCAGCAGAGATTGTTTTTAACTCCATTTAAGGTTATTCCGCTCGTTGAATAATGCCATTTCTTCAGGGCCGTCAGAACCTTTTTCGTATGGATAGATTTTAATCCTTTCGATCGGGTCAACGACTTTCCAGGCGTTTTGCAGCTCATCGAAACGTGTAAACGTTGTCTGGTCGCCGTTTATGACATCATTTAGCAGGTTTTCGTAGCCTTCGGGGGTGTTTTCTCCAAACAGGCATGTATAACAGAAATCCAGCTTGACCTGTGTGGCTCTCTTTTCGCCCGGGGTTTTGGTGTTTACATACAGCGAAATTCCTTCATCGGGGAATATCCTGATTTCGAGAATATTGCCTTCTGTGCTGTAATCATCGTCAAATAAACACTTTACCTTCTTGAATT
Proteins encoded:
- a CDS encoding TRAP transporter large permease, encoding MSLAVVVLVLAFVTLLIMNVPVAFCMGIATVLAFLFMQAPAAVATAHNIASGIDSFTLLAIPFFILSGLLMGHGGIARRLIDFANVLVGRFKGGLAMVNILTCMFFGAISGSAAAAVSSVGGFMIPMMNKHGYDRDFNTSVTVTAATTGLLIPPSNVMIVYSLATGGAVSIAGMFIAGILPGVLVGIGLMVVSLYFSIKNNYGEGERASAGEAVMKFFQAIPALLLIIIVMGGILAGWFTATEASAVAVAWSFLLAVVFYREVKITELPSLMLKCGVMTSVVFLLIGTSMAMSWVLAAENVPQNISAALVSLTDNKYILLLLINMILLAVGTFMDMTPAVLIFTPIFLPIVRNLGIHPLHFGIILIMNLCIGLCTPPVGTCLFLGCGIGETTVANVMRKIIPFFIAMVITLLLCTYISWITLFLPGISGFI
- a CDS encoding TRAP transporter small permease, whose translation is MMLHFIKQIKLALDRILEGIVIIAMSLLVFDVLWQVFARKVLENPSKWTEEAATFLLVWVALLGAAVALGRGAHLGIDYFTGKLALAKRIKIETAAFTLIFLFSAYVMVYGGWDFVSTTLELGQVSASLGIKMGYIYLAVPVSGVFMCIYSFMGIAERLSGRADIPVSDQDNDGEVSK
- a CDS encoding TRAP transporter substrate-binding protein gives rise to the protein MIRFGNLAVLAALLAVYGAEARTLRLAHGLNTEHPVHKGMVYMARRVEEISDGKLKIKIYPSEQLGNEKECIEALQLGYLAMTKTSSATMELFVEDYCVLGVPYLFRDSEHFWKVAMGPIGKEILDSGISKRLKGLCYYDAGARSFYARKPILSPADLCRDGKVLKVRVQNSPMATEMVNVMGGAATPIPWGELYSALDQGVVDAAENNPPSLYVSRHYEICKYYCLDEHARVPDILVISSRVWNSLSGEEQKWLEQAADESVAHQKKLWAEFEEFSLKEVAKNGVEIIEVEKQPFIDSVKPIWEKYKDGRVGELIRRIVEVE